One genomic segment of Vibrio penaeicida includes these proteins:
- a CDS encoding alpha/beta hydrolase, with amino-acid sequence MNKWVSFLLLFWVSAAQSSDMLQWPEIKPFTLTSSVLGEERNVWVSLPSSYSENPNKHYPVIYTTDGKYLLKNLQGAMWALTTRADVPDAILVGIENPGQIRARDLTPTVMTGGNVPPSVVTGQSKHFERFIVEELVPWVNQEYRTDGFDVLAGHSLGGLFALSSLLSPDARAIFEGYVAIDPSLWWDDQVMVEQFTDAAANFPSNQHMVYISAAWEEDIPADIMELYIQHIGGIDLVSKIISNQFTINSTYQIETTETHPSVVYDSLFHGIRSVYQCYPSVCAK; translated from the coding sequence ATGAATAAGTGGGTAAGTTTTCTTCTATTGTTTTGGGTATCCGCTGCCCAGTCATCAGACATGCTGCAATGGCCTGAAATAAAGCCTTTTACATTGACCTCGTCGGTACTAGGTGAAGAGCGAAACGTGTGGGTTTCACTTCCAAGCAGCTACAGTGAAAACCCTAACAAACACTACCCTGTGATCTACACGACCGATGGAAAATACTTACTAAAAAATCTACAAGGTGCCATGTGGGCGCTAACAACTCGTGCTGATGTACCCGACGCAATTTTAGTTGGTATCGAAAACCCAGGGCAGATCCGCGCGCGCGACTTAACGCCGACAGTAATGACTGGGGGCAACGTGCCTCCGAGCGTCGTTACTGGTCAAAGTAAGCATTTTGAACGATTTATTGTTGAAGAACTTGTTCCTTGGGTTAACCAAGAATATCGCACCGATGGATTTGACGTATTGGCTGGTCATTCTCTTGGTGGGCTTTTCGCACTTTCAAGCTTACTTTCTCCTGATGCACGAGCGATTTTTGAAGGCTACGTAGCAATAGATCCATCTTTATGGTGGGATGACCAAGTCATGGTAGAGCAGTTTACAGATGCCGCTGCAAATTTCCCTTCTAACCAACATATGGTCTACATTTCTGCTGCTTGGGAAGAGGACATTCCAGCCGACATTATGGAGCTGTACATACAACATATTGGTGGTATCGATTTGGTTTCTAAGATTATTTCTAACCAATTCACTATCAATTCCACCTACCAAATAGAAACCACTGAAACGCATCCGTCGGTAGTATACGACAGCTTGTTCCATGGTATTCGATCTGTGTATCAATGTTACCCTTCTGTGTGTGCAAAATAG
- a CDS encoding sensor domain-containing protein, with the protein MNHLEAVLTSLNYVVLLRNQDKTFTLLNPCANWFSELYYDQTETKFDANLIDLCLAFPFIENFIIDADSVWCKPESEESISSGVWTESNAEGEEIQLTAIASNNNNCNLLIIENRTEHFKVEQDMMQKARDIALLNEKLVTELNHRQRNLQSDIAQLFDENASMKIIGDAIKSEPAAVIIFNSKSKVLNINNEFKKLFQIEDIASSQPLALLERWCGEAEPIYPEMNRVLTAGSYWEGEFSTRTIREQKHFIRLNIAPIKNERQQVTHFVCIIHDISNLRLDEKHDSTNYTGFEYTTQLPNRRYFWRKIQERDKASRKNKTTYSVLYIDLDYFKRINDKFGFEQGDNVLKLIGSRISRCVKQKDFVSHLGGDEFTIIAFGAAEQLKPMSDRLRRSISEPVLIDETSVSITASIGIATIEDSISLVEVVKHSDLAMSSAKELGRNQCRIYTEQLDLTFSLRLQREHDIHDAIKNDDFHLLYQPKTNVNASDEFNVEALVRWEHNTEGTIYPNDFIPIAEDSGQIIPLGRWVLEQACNDAKTLLDKGINIRMAVNVSTKQLKHPDFFNHVVKALEKSGLPSENLELEITESGLLADIDSILDVLHQIRQLGVTVALDDFGTGFSSLNYLRQMPVDFIKIDKEFVDELPANNQSMLITTSLIELAHSLNLKVIAEGVETLKQLKCLTNVNCDYIQGYYFYKPLPFKQLELAYKTEMDEKRIVKSSP; encoded by the coding sequence CTATGCCTTGCTTTTCCCTTCATCGAAAATTTCATCATTGATGCCGACTCCGTTTGGTGCAAACCTGAATCAGAAGAATCCATCAGCTCTGGAGTCTGGACTGAATCTAATGCAGAAGGAGAAGAGATTCAACTGACTGCCATTGCTTCGAACAACAACAATTGCAATCTACTCATTATCGAAAATCGAACCGAGCATTTCAAAGTAGAGCAAGACATGATGCAAAAGGCTCGGGACATTGCATTACTTAATGAAAAACTGGTGACAGAACTTAATCATAGACAGCGAAACCTTCAATCGGACATTGCCCAATTATTTGATGAAAATGCCAGTATGAAAATCATCGGTGATGCGATCAAATCTGAGCCCGCGGCCGTGATCATTTTCAACTCCAAGAGCAAAGTGCTAAACATCAATAATGAGTTTAAAAAGCTTTTCCAAATAGAGGATATCGCCAGCTCTCAGCCTTTGGCACTGCTTGAAAGATGGTGTGGAGAGGCAGAGCCCATTTATCCGGAAATGAATCGTGTATTAACCGCAGGCTCTTATTGGGAAGGCGAGTTCTCCACTCGAACCATTAGAGAACAAAAACACTTTATTCGGCTGAATATTGCACCGATTAAAAACGAACGTCAGCAAGTGACACACTTTGTTTGTATCATCCACGATATTTCAAACCTTCGCCTAGATGAAAAGCATGACAGTACAAATTACACTGGTTTTGAATACACCACCCAACTGCCCAATCGGCGCTATTTTTGGCGGAAAATTCAAGAAAGGGATAAAGCATCTCGGAAAAACAAAACGACCTATTCCGTGTTGTATATCGACTTAGATTACTTTAAACGCATCAACGACAAATTTGGGTTTGAACAAGGAGACAATGTTCTAAAGCTCATTGGTTCGCGTATTTCGAGATGTGTAAAACAAAAAGACTTTGTTTCTCACCTTGGTGGTGATGAATTTACCATCATCGCGTTTGGTGCTGCCGAACAGCTTAAACCCATGTCGGACAGGCTCCGTAGGTCGATCAGCGAACCCGTATTGATCGACGAAACGTCCGTTAGTATTACAGCCAGTATCGGTATTGCCACCATCGAGGATTCAATCAGCCTTGTGGAAGTGGTAAAACATTCTGATTTAGCCATGTCGTCGGCGAAAGAGCTAGGAAGAAACCAATGCCGTATTTACACCGAACAGCTGGATCTCACGTTTTCTCTTAGGCTGCAACGTGAACATGATATTCATGATGCGATTAAAAACGATGACTTTCATTTGCTATACCAACCTAAAACGAATGTTAATGCCAGCGACGAATTTAACGTTGAGGCACTCGTGCGCTGGGAACACAACACAGAAGGCACGATTTACCCTAACGACTTCATACCCATTGCCGAAGATTCAGGTCAGATCATTCCTTTAGGTCGTTGGGTTCTAGAACAAGCCTGTAATGATGCCAAAACGCTGCTTGATAAAGGCATAAACATTCGAATGGCAGTGAATGTATCAACGAAACAGCTCAAGCACCCCGACTTCTTTAATCACGTAGTCAAGGCATTGGAGAAGAGTGGATTACCATCAGAAAACCTAGAGCTAGAAATAACAGAGAGTGGTTTGCTTGCAGATATAGACTCCATCCTTGATGTGCTGCATCAAATCCGACAACTCGGAGTCACCGTCGCGCTTGATGATTTCGGCACTGGCTTTTCTTCACTCAACTACTTACGCCAAATGCCCGTTGATTTTATTAAGATCGACAAAGAATTTGTTGACGAATTGCCAGCTAATAATCAAAGCATGCTGATCACTACATCTCTTATAGAACTCGCGCATAGCTTAAATCTTAAAGTGATCGCAGAAGGCGTTGAAACGCTAAAGCAACTCAAATGCCTCACCAATGTGAATTGCGACTACATTCAAGGCTACTACTTCTACAAGCCCCTTCCGTTTAAGCAACTGGAACTGGCTTACAAAACCGAAATGGATGAGAAGCGGATAGTAAAATCAAGCCCTTAG
- a CDS encoding Imm49 family immunity protein, which translates to MIDFNQNHYKRHLESKGWNNSKVEDLCDELHDIDEFFHQTFTSALYQNAVKCDCGQRGSWANSLILGISDYHCQYLLTYVAECYQMVLRIHRRAEQEVTVSNMGRELTLLAGEDSLINLEFYLTGLCLNTLLGFEEGKKEILDFAFSDFKSAMTSPVPEVCEAFFDLFKAYFANEQDKSVRDALMDNLYPYLQMGVIESKSEEFVERYYQFLFMPLYSIVAHSWGYDKTDLDTTVKAAMEANYEYYAYFAPQPGQKKGDESLDLFGSEAYIHHHIMAFLAVHYRHTGKTVSFQSDYIPEWVIKGEGPTREEVLANPPVFDLEHVLGNQ; encoded by the coding sequence ATGATTGATTTTAACCAAAATCATTACAAGCGACATCTTGAATCCAAAGGCTGGAATAATTCAAAAGTAGAGGATTTGTGCGATGAATTACATGACATAGATGAGTTTTTCCACCAAACATTCACTTCCGCTTTGTATCAAAACGCCGTTAAATGCGACTGTGGTCAGCGTGGTTCTTGGGCAAATTCTCTTATTTTAGGTATTTCTGATTACCACTGCCAGTATCTTCTAACTTATGTTGCGGAATGCTACCAAATGGTGTTGCGCATACATCGGCGTGCCGAGCAGGAAGTTACTGTGAGCAATATGGGACGAGAACTTACGTTATTGGCTGGAGAGGACTCGCTTATAAACTTAGAGTTTTATTTAACAGGATTATGCCTAAACACCTTACTTGGCTTTGAAGAAGGTAAGAAGGAGATCTTAGACTTTGCTTTTTCCGACTTTAAGAGTGCAATGACGTCTCCGGTCCCCGAGGTGTGTGAAGCTTTTTTTGACTTGTTTAAGGCGTATTTCGCAAACGAGCAAGATAAAAGCGTTCGCGATGCTTTGATGGATAATTTGTATCCGTATTTGCAAATGGGTGTGATTGAATCGAAATCTGAAGAATTTGTAGAGCGCTATTACCAGTTTCTATTTATGCCGCTTTACAGCATTGTTGCGCACTCTTGGGGTTACGACAAAACGGATCTGGATACCACAGTCAAAGCAGCTATGGAGGCAAATTACGAATACTATGCCTACTTTGCACCTCAACCTGGTCAGAAAAAAGGTGATGAGTCTCTCGATTTATTTGGCTCAGAGGCATACATCCATCATCACATCATGGCATTTCTTGCGGTACATTACCGACACACAGGGAAAACGGTCTCCTTTCAAAGTGACTATATCCCTGAATGGGTCATCAAAGGCGAAGGTCCAACCCGTGAGGAAGTCCTCGCCAATCCTCCCGTGTTCGATCTGGAACACGTGTTAGGCAACCAATAG
- a CDS encoding DUF637 domain-containing protein, translated as MKKLIKNALPKMKCNPQKFTANVLLVTLAAQWSMPVYAGIQFAKDVTLLEDSLNAAARLEIAPSNNNYTYKEIFPYPIPDIFDGFSYFYANATQNNAIQFDGMKWIPINVGDITTFIPKAPSKPKFIGTPYVERDVVRLQLNQLLNRSYISVGALSDQPSDKGYNGMIRLLYKNGLEWFKKNPTVKFGQNLTQAQINALPKDMIWPEIRELTTGQEIVIPFVYLTQATLGTKVTNTTLDIQSGIIKTHNFYVDGSNVLSERDLYIRAYNKFVNRRGNVSAEGELIVRAGEVENLSGFIGGRETQLIADKILNETLVYRHNYEHGFSELAGQLATITGVDSLKIQSAGDVIVSGGILNSDGTLQIKANGTVQLLPKAVRQQHAQQGEKWTDSSSSLKNIQTKLSAVDLLSIVSKQAIYAEGALIESEGILELLADMGIVLVAATDTSSYQKTFEASSSGLFGTTEKSSESESRANIVRTMLKAGHSLIISSEFGPVTLQAVNLESEGLTKVLAGDTINFKAYLENHEKNETESYEGQLAFRNAGKGFSKQYEYYNQFVTKGGLVLEPGSGINIEVIGDPSSFDNTLALLKKSPDMSWIQTAEDTIAANPELSLEWQKIKAVAETWDYDNKGLTPAGMAILALAVAAATGGAGIATLGAGTTGLQGALYSALNAGLNAMANQAMSGLLAGKSPSDVLSEMASSESFSNLATAMVTAGVMDYIDTSLMGDVNKSVEQSVAGSEFIDNVVPDFIGDAGEVAKWTTQATNAVLHSVVAANVDSLLSGDGFTHVDDLDKVALNAIGQAAVATVGKNLANQIGMAAKGVDAQGNKTGEDPINAATKYISHAALGCGLGALVTTVNGGDRDQVQADCGAGALGGVIGEFIADEHYRPELEKQTKALEDEVSNFTADTLRELESTEGISGNEYLKRKQAELEDLRKQGVNISKLVAGITVFAAGGDPNIGAQAGGNAAQNNAFFLIPFLIKAALLANAALTAYEVGQTLKKFYRIYKGAEKLNPYDLLLDLAIELGLNVAGKKIPFAKLADKVSDKLKEDYPDLAHHIDELKLSFAENPQTGKVEPTGKAVHEPIEVNGNNIVKPKGMSDTEWDSYREYQQNTPNSQMHPERYKELCEQQNYHPTCNNFVTRDNIVPQKGATIGDPETINIDASVLNSKSREFEVYKNIDNGPLNDKTRTMTVGELLEERNKAKALSETTDTNTLNGANPVNEAAKAKFYASQIGEAAAEQVASDKGWGRPLATVATGQKNGGNYQFDQVYVDGNGKVTIVEAKAGVNATPSKSSHKVGDERFEQGHSDYTNSMLTHMAKRYQETQDPALKRTMRAIKNAVRTGRLEYKVVHQRIDSSGNLGKLTITAYKQDGIEVPTI; from the coding sequence ATGAAAAAATTAATCAAGAATGCTCTTCCAAAAATGAAGTGCAACCCTCAAAAATTCACGGCGAATGTTTTACTGGTAACGTTAGCAGCTCAATGGAGTATGCCAGTTTACGCGGGTATACAGTTTGCTAAAGACGTTACACTGCTAGAGGACTCGTTAAACGCGGCCGCACGTTTAGAGATTGCGCCTAGTAATAATAACTATACATACAAAGAAATCTTCCCGTATCCAATCCCCGATATCTTTGATGGGTTTAGTTATTTCTATGCGAATGCCACTCAAAATAATGCCATACAATTCGATGGAATGAAGTGGATTCCGATCAACGTAGGCGACATCACCACATTTATTCCCAAAGCACCGAGTAAGCCAAAATTTATCGGTACGCCTTATGTGGAACGCGATGTTGTGCGGCTTCAACTGAACCAACTTCTTAATCGTAGTTACATTTCAGTGGGAGCGTTAAGCGATCAGCCTTCGGACAAGGGTTACAACGGTATGATCCGCCTGTTGTACAAGAATGGCTTGGAGTGGTTTAAGAAAAATCCAACTGTAAAATTTGGGCAAAACTTAACACAGGCGCAAATAAACGCTCTACCCAAAGACATGATTTGGCCAGAAATAAGGGAGCTGACTACAGGACAAGAAATTGTGATCCCGTTTGTCTACCTAACTCAAGCAACGTTAGGTACGAAGGTAACTAATACAACCTTAGACATCCAATCAGGGATCATTAAAACACATAATTTTTATGTGGATGGCAGCAACGTTTTATCTGAGCGGGATCTGTATATCAGAGCATACAATAAGTTTGTCAATCGCAGAGGTAATGTATCCGCAGAAGGAGAGTTGATTGTCCGCGCAGGTGAGGTTGAAAACTTATCTGGATTTATCGGTGGACGAGAAACTCAACTAATTGCTGATAAAATCCTTAACGAAACGCTAGTATACCGCCACAACTACGAGCATGGTTTTTCTGAGCTTGCAGGGCAACTAGCGACGATTACCGGTGTTGATAGCCTAAAAATCCAAAGTGCTGGTGATGTTATTGTCTCAGGAGGTATTTTAAATTCGGACGGTACACTCCAAATCAAAGCGAACGGTACGGTTCAGCTATTACCAAAGGCAGTAAGACAACAGCATGCCCAGCAAGGTGAGAAGTGGACGGACTCTTCCAGTTCGTTGAAGAACATTCAAACTAAGCTTTCTGCGGTTGATTTACTCTCTATCGTTTCTAAGCAAGCAATTTATGCCGAAGGTGCGCTTATCGAAAGTGAAGGCATTCTAGAACTGCTTGCTGATATGGGCATTGTTCTGGTTGCAGCAACAGATACTTCTAGCTACCAGAAAACCTTTGAAGCCAGCAGCAGTGGTTTATTTGGAACGACAGAAAAAAGCTCTGAATCGGAAAGCCGAGCAAATATCGTTCGTACCATGCTAAAGGCTGGTCATAGCCTGATCATAAGCTCGGAGTTTGGTCCAGTTACACTACAAGCTGTAAACCTAGAAAGTGAAGGGCTAACCAAAGTTCTTGCAGGTGACACGATTAACTTCAAAGCCTATCTAGAGAATCACGAGAAGAATGAAACGGAGTCTTATGAAGGGCAACTTGCCTTTAGAAATGCAGGCAAAGGTTTCTCGAAGCAGTATGAATACTACAACCAGTTCGTAACCAAAGGTGGTTTGGTATTGGAACCCGGCTCTGGTATCAACATCGAAGTTATTGGCGACCCAAGCAGCTTTGATAACACCTTAGCGTTACTCAAGAAATCTCCGGACATGTCTTGGATCCAAACGGCGGAAGACACCATTGCAGCTAATCCTGAGCTGAGCCTTGAGTGGCAAAAAATCAAGGCTGTTGCGGAAACATGGGATTATGACAATAAAGGTTTAACTCCGGCAGGTATGGCGATTCTTGCGTTAGCGGTGGCAGCGGCTACTGGCGGTGCAGGGATAGCGACATTGGGTGCTGGCACAACAGGATTACAAGGTGCATTGTACAGTGCGCTTAATGCTGGTCTGAACGCCATGGCAAATCAAGCAATGTCTGGGTTACTTGCGGGTAAATCACCTAGTGATGTATTGAGTGAAATGGCTTCTTCTGAATCTTTCAGTAATCTAGCCACAGCCATGGTTACAGCCGGCGTCATGGACTATATAGATACCTCTCTAATGGGAGATGTTAATAAGTCTGTAGAGCAATCAGTCGCCGGTTCAGAGTTTATTGATAACGTTGTTCCAGACTTTATTGGTGACGCAGGAGAGGTTGCGAAATGGACAACTCAGGCAACCAATGCGGTGTTGCACTCTGTTGTCGCTGCAAATGTTGATAGCCTGTTGTCTGGCGATGGGTTCACGCATGTGGATGACCTAGATAAAGTGGCACTTAATGCCATCGGTCAGGCTGCTGTAGCCACAGTCGGTAAGAACCTTGCGAACCAAATTGGTATGGCTGCCAAAGGTGTTGACGCTCAAGGTAATAAAACAGGCGAAGATCCTATTAATGCTGCTACTAAATATATCTCACATGCCGCACTTGGTTGTGGCTTAGGTGCGTTGGTAACTACTGTAAACGGGGGGGATCGCGACCAAGTACAAGCAGATTGTGGCGCGGGGGCTCTAGGAGGAGTGATTGGTGAATTTATTGCTGATGAACATTACCGCCCTGAATTGGAAAAACAAACTAAAGCACTTGAAGATGAAGTAAGTAACTTTACGGCTGACACCTTAAGAGAGCTTGAGTCTACAGAAGGCATAAGTGGTAACGAGTATTTAAAGCGCAAACAAGCTGAACTGGAAGACCTTCGTAAACAAGGGGTCAATATTTCGAAGCTTGTTGCTGGAATCACAGTGTTTGCCGCTGGTGGTGATCCCAATATTGGGGCGCAAGCGGGCGGAAATGCCGCGCAGAATAACGCTTTCTTCTTGATCCCATTCTTGATAAAAGCCGCATTACTAGCCAATGCAGCACTGACAGCCTACGAAGTAGGGCAAACCCTCAAGAAATTCTACAGAATTTACAAAGGTGCGGAGAAACTTAACCCATATGATCTTCTCCTAGATCTAGCCATTGAGCTAGGGCTTAACGTAGCGGGTAAAAAGATTCCATTTGCAAAACTTGCCGATAAAGTATCCGACAAACTGAAGGAGGATTACCCCGATCTGGCGCATCATATTGATGAGCTCAAACTTAGCTTTGCTGAGAATCCGCAAACTGGAAAAGTGGAACCTACAGGTAAAGCCGTCCATGAACCAATCGAGGTCAATGGAAACAATATCGTTAAACCAAAAGGTATGTCGGATACGGAGTGGGATTCTTACAGGGAATATCAACAAAATACTCCAAATTCCCAAATGCATCCAGAGCGATATAAAGAACTCTGTGAACAGCAAAATTATCACCCAACCTGTAATAATTTTGTCACTAGAGACAACATTGTGCCGCAGAAAGGGGCTACGATCGGTGATCCTGAAACTATTAACATTGATGCCAGTGTATTAAATAGCAAATCTCGCGAGTTTGAGGTGTATAAAAATATCGACAATGGACCGTTAAACGACAAGACACGTACCATGACGGTTGGCGAACTTCTAGAAGAAAGAAACAAAGCGAAAGCCCTTTCTGAAACAACGGATACTAATACACTAAATGGTGCCAACCCAGTCAACGAAGCGGCGAAAGCGAAGTTCTATGCCTCTCAAATTGGTGAAGCAGCGGCAGAGCAGGTCGCTTCAGACAAAGGTTGGGGTAGACCACTAGCCACTGTAGCAACAGGGCAGAAAAATGGAGGGAACTACCAGTTCGACCAAGTTTATGTCGACGGCAACGGCAAAGTCACGATAGTGGAGGCAAAAGCTGGGGTAAATGCAACGCCAAGTAAATCCTCTCACAAGGTTGGTGATGAGCGCTTTGAGCAGGGGCATAGCGATTATACAAATAGCATGCTTACCCATATGGCCAAGCGATACCAAGAAACACAAGACCCTGCGCTTAAAAGGACAATGAGAGCAATAAAAAATGCTGTCAGAACTGGGAGGCTGGAATACAAGGTGGTGCATCAGCGTATTGACAGCAGTGGTAATCTAGGAAAACTGACAATTACGGCATATAAGCAAGATGGAATTGAGGTACCGACAATATGA
- a CDS encoding serine hydrolase domain-containing protein: MHLSKRHFALFSTIAITAGCSSTLNLENQHSKLAMESYISSYGSKLGKAWAFKGEAYVLKEGRPLFHVNTESNKPENYLIGSITKSLTAVTILKLTDEYQIDVDAPIGDYWTTLPEKFKPLTVTQLLSHTSGLGDIPSLYEENASSEPQEVFKSIAASPIYFEPGSYYQYSNAAYYLLGLFIEEVSGKPWLEYMAESVLTPAGLDSIGFSSPSVMGWTRFDNHLKPASEPSVDIGQAAGALRSSSSDLTKFAYQLTQSDIVTPQQFEYLTMDHVGITEVQHGAGFSIQDITGIKTVGHGGKIQGFTSRLQFDLGGKCIAVVLSNNERFSASKVAKDLTEICLTGESVPPAQEPTIVAPSDALVKSIEGSYTLSPLPQEIVDLLGEELVNQISKISLAPKGKGIELSNDAGAQPPALLLVTDKNELIEFDHGISIKSQDNFENFILSQGGLAVEYKKNENRK, translated from the coding sequence ATGCATTTATCAAAACGTCATTTTGCTCTATTTTCTACAATAGCGATTACCGCAGGCTGTTCATCGACTCTCAATTTAGAAAACCAACATTCAAAATTGGCTATGGAGAGCTACATTTCCAGCTACGGATCCAAGCTCGGAAAAGCGTGGGCTTTTAAAGGGGAAGCCTATGTTCTGAAAGAGGGTCGACCTTTATTTCATGTAAATACCGAATCAAACAAGCCAGAAAATTATCTTATTGGATCAATAACTAAATCACTGACTGCCGTGACCATTTTGAAGCTTACGGACGAATATCAAATTGATGTTGATGCACCCATTGGTGACTACTGGACGACGTTACCGGAAAAATTCAAACCCTTAACGGTGACTCAGTTGCTCAGCCACACTTCAGGGCTGGGTGATATCCCAAGCCTATATGAAGAAAACGCAAGCAGTGAACCACAAGAAGTGTTCAAATCAATTGCCGCTTCACCTATTTATTTCGAACCAGGCAGTTATTACCAGTATTCTAATGCTGCTTACTATTTACTTGGTCTGTTCATTGAGGAAGTATCGGGTAAACCTTGGTTGGAATATATGGCTGAAAGCGTCCTAACCCCTGCTGGTTTGGATTCTATCGGCTTTTCCTCACCTTCTGTTATGGGCTGGACTCGCTTCGATAACCACTTGAAGCCCGCGAGTGAACCCTCTGTCGATATAGGTCAAGCAGCAGGTGCATTGCGCTCATCCAGCTCAGACCTTACAAAATTTGCATACCAATTGACTCAATCAGATATTGTTACGCCGCAACAGTTCGAGTACCTGACGATGGACCACGTCGGCATTACTGAGGTTCAGCACGGCGCTGGATTCAGCATTCAAGACATTACAGGAATCAAAACCGTAGGGCATGGTGGAAAAATCCAAGGATTTACAAGCCGATTGCAGTTTGACTTAGGCGGAAAGTGCATTGCGGTTGTTCTTTCAAACAACGAGCGTTTTAGTGCATCTAAAGTAGCAAAAGACTTGACCGAAATCTGTTTAACGGGCGAAAGCGTACCACCCGCGCAAGAACCGACTATTGTCGCCCCGAGCGACGCTCTAGTTAAAAGCATTGAGGGGAGTTATACCCTATCACCTTTGCCACAAGAAATTGTCGACCTACTTGGTGAAGAGTTGGTGAACCAAATATCCAAAATCTCACTCGCGCCGAAAGGAAAAGGGATTGAGTTGTCTAACGATGCCGGCGCACAACCGCCAGCGCTACTATTGGTAACAGACAAGAATGAACTTATCGAGTTCGACCATGGTATATCGATCAAAAGCCAAGATAATTTTGAAAACTTTATTCTTTCACAAGGTGGATTGGCAGTAGAGTATAAGAAAAATGAGAACCGTAAATAG